The Cicer arietinum cultivar CDC Frontier isolate Library 1 chromosome 1, Cicar.CDCFrontier_v2.0, whole genome shotgun sequence genome contains the following window.
tgtgaaaattgaaattctaattttttttcaacttgtctactatgtatgaattgtgtgatactctaaaaaaactatatgactttaaaaaaattcaattataatatttcagTTAATATTTGTCGCTCCCCTAAATATTTTGTGCAAGATCCGCCACTGATCATGCTGATTACAATTTATTGTACAAatcatacattaaaaaaaatttaatcactataaattatttaagtgGCGGTAATTCACTGACCAATTAgttaagagaaaaatatatatttgattattagtGTGTCTCTTGAATATCTTATAAATTAAACtgcaaaaaattataatacactatTGATAATCTATgatacacaaatatttattactaatcAATTAGCTAAAACATAGTAACTtacaattcaattatttaagaGATGAATATGTATTTGATTCTCTGTGTGCTTCTTTAATATCTATATACTACATAAGAGAGAGTTATAGAAAAAtactatttaataaataaactataaataagTTTAACATGTATCCGTTCTTTGAGGAGCATATTTCTCTAGTAAAATACGACTTAAATAAGTAtataatacactaattataatttacgaTAGAAATCACACAagattaatatttatcatagttaattatttaaaactcGTAGTATAAACTAAACACGAGACATATTTGTTATTGTGGCATATAACGTGAAAAAATTGTTTGTAAATTGAGTGAAAAAAGTGTATAGAAAATTATCacaactaattataatttactttGCAAATCATTCACGGGACAAATATTGCtcattaatcaattagttaaaagatgatcatttatgaaataattagttaagagagaaatatacataaaaaaaatatttgacaccgattaattaaaagataaatgtgTATTTCGTTATAATTTATCTCTTGAATATCttacaaacaaaaatttatgtaaaattatagTACATTCAATATAATTTGATGTATAAATTATACACATAACAAATGTTTGTCGTTAAaagcataaaaaatatataagatgtTATAACACAATAACTATAATTTACTATATAAGAATatacgagacaaatatttatcactaattaaataattaaaatattgttatatataagataatttgttaaaagataaaatatgaagTTCATACTCCAACAAAAGTGTTCCAAGCTTTTTATTAactttgttttatgttttaattatattagacTAATAAGTTTCACTCATGTATAATTAATTTCTTTCACGTTATATTTTAATAAgtgatattttttcatttttattttaactttcaattttcatttaCTACCTCAAAGGAATAACAATTTCAATCTTATCATGAGACTGACAATTGAAATAATCGGTGTAAtttatactaaaaattaaatttataactatataaacttatataaatttatattttatttattattttttattgtttttattgacTAACATGTAAATTTTGTCGTTGAACTAAATTTAAATCGAATAAACAAAAGAACACATACCCTCAATAAAATGCTATATTTATTCAACTTGAAATAGTTAATTTGTTAATATCTgacattaacaaaaaaaaattgttttcttatTAGATTACGAAACTatcttttcaaaataaatattctctttactttaacaaaaaaaatgaatataattttcatatgatataacttttttttttatataagttgCTAATTGTCATATCTCAAACAAATCCCAATCCCCACTTGGGTTTGATGAGCTAAAAAAGAAGTGTCAATCAATGTTACATTTGAACCGACCAATACTTTGTCTATATTATGATGCGCTGCAATGAGAAAGCTGCACCTGCAAAGGATCACTTTCTACCAATTGCTTCCAAATTGTGTTCATAAAATTACTTCAATGCAAATACCACTTAAATGCCAATCATAAATAGGTCAACTCATCTCAATTAAAAGTTGAAGGAGTAAAAACGTCAAATATCAAGGtttaaattattatgaaaatgtaaaaatactaatttacaAACTATATTATATGATCAAATATATAATACTTATATACACgagaattgtttttttttaaatatcaacaaaaagtaaaattaattttttttattattattaaaaaaacatgtttttacACTTTAATTTCtaccttaaaaaaatattatatatatacattcgATTTTGTGACAATTACAAGACTTgctactagcatctctaaattttggagattattttcaaaattatagttGATATGGTTCATTCAAAGACGACTCATAAAATCACAAATTCATTCGTTAATTTTTTGatgaatatgtttttattttatttttttcattcaataaaTCTTTCAAATTTTGGGTATCTatgggagaaaaaaaaagaggaaaggGGACACGATGGTAcacaaaatccaaaataaacaaacaagaGGCATACTGTGAGAAAAAGATAGGACTAATAACTTGGTTAGCAATGCAACATTTAAACAAAGTACAATAGGTACAAGACAAGAAAACTttggaataatattttattctaaattatttcatccatataaaatataagcaaaaattcGTTAAAGAAGATTGATTTAAACATATCAATTTTGTTGActaatttttagttatattttagattatggTAGTAcaatgaaaatactttataaatttattagacATTAATATTGATTTATAGTTGATGCCTGAAGTCTAATCTGCTTATTGAATTTCTGAATAAACTCTTCCACCCTCTTATTAAGATCCTCATTTGTCATCTTAGAAAactcattttcttcttctagcACTTTTGGTTCTATCTTCATTGACTCTAACCTTCTCACTGATTTCTTCGTTTCATCAATCACAACATGCTTGTCTCTATTGTGTCTATAAGATTTACTTCTTCGGTACATTGATCTTGTAGGAAATAATGTTGCTTTCTCTTTATCATCATCACCTACTTGCAAATCAAGTGTTTTTGGCTTCTTCTCATTAGCACAATCAATAGTACTTTTCTTTGGTTGATTTTCTACCTCAATTTCCAACACTCGTTCGGGAATTGCAACAAACGGTGTTGAAAACGATCGAGTATAAAGAAAGTTATGAGCGTTTGAGTGTTTAACAATCTGATAGGAGATTGTGTCTTTCTCGTCTCGCTTTGGAGTAATGCATTGTTTATCAACTTGTTCAtcatatgttgatgatattgaaGCATGATTTGTAATTGTTTGACTATGGTTTGCATATTCTTGATGGAgatcttgtttttgttttgatgaAGAGAATGCTTCATAGTCAGCAGCTATGATGAGGATTAGAGTATTTGACATGAAAAACCAAAATATGTTGTTGTTTAAAAGTGTATAAGGGGAGAGAttaaagatataaaagataCACATGTAGATAAAAAGGGAGAAGATAGAAGCaaagaaagataaattaatCTTTGCCTTATTGTTTGtactatgattttttattttgttttttttcataCAATCTTCCTCTAGATATGGTGGTTTGGCCATGCTAATTATAAAGGCTAGAAGATTGATTAATTATGAGAGTGTGTGTATCTATGAAGATTGAGATTTTGTGGGAGTTGTAAATATTGAATCAATTAGAGCCTATATATATGTgctttattgatgattattttatttgattgagtaTCAAATGATTGATAACCTACATTTACAAATATACCCTCCTCTCAATCTCTCTCTCGTGGCAAGTTTTTCTTCTCAAATTATTTGAATAATGTTCCAATGAATTgaagattgaataaaaatatgacaGCTATATAACATGGTGAATAATTAAAACTTTATGATGTGTTTGATGAGTTGAACATATCTAATTGCTTCAGCAGTATTTGTTGGAATTTTCCTACAGCTAGACCACATGATATGTCACATACAAATATCTTAATTATTTAGTTGTGTTATGCAAATGAATGTGgtaattaattataacaaaaagaaaatcacAAGGAAGataatttatatgtatatgtagttgGAGCATGATTACAAGTTACTTTTAGGGGTCTCTGGTTATTTAATTTGCTACCTTAGGATTCTGTtttctctaaattattttacataataaaatatcCTAAACGTCATGAAAATTTGGTATTGCTCAATCTAGGAGCAAAGTGTACACAAAGTCTTCATTCAGCTCTAATGATGGTcagatatttgataaaaaaaatcaatttaataattcCTCAAACACATTCATGTGCCAACAAGGTTACCAAACCTAAATTTCTACACGTCAAGCtgaaaagttaattttataagttattgaGATGAAGTTGTGATTACAATGGCATGGgatttatcttataaattaaGAATGGCATGGgatttatcttataaattaagattatattttatgtaattttaggGTAATTGCATAGacatttgataaattaaaatgtgAGATTAAATTTAAGATTTTCTTTCTCTACAATTATTACATTGGATAAATTGAATTGTGATGTAAAATTTAAGATTCTCTTTCTCTATAATTAGTGTAAGTGTTTTGTTATTAGATTTCTTActattaagaaaaattaaacatgagataataaaaaattattagatatgttgaaaatagaagtttcaaatttataatactCATCTTTTTCACATTTATAAGTTTCACCGTTAAACTCTTTcacacaaatttaattttcaataatataattacataaaaaattatctaagattttttttttatatgaagaATTTAAATTGTATTGATAAAACTTTAGTTTAATATGCGGGAAATCTTATAATTCAGAGAACATACACAAAATTCTTAAATCTTAGTTCAATTGACAAGTTAGGTTGAACATCTTATTTcagattcaaattcaaaacatcAAAGTtgtatcaattaattatattaaaatttatcattttatttaaaaaaaaaaatttaaaaaaaaacacccaCAAATTTTGCATTTAGTTTCTTCCAAGGAAAATATAGAGAACAAAAAACTGATCAGCATTAAATATTCCAGTCTATTTTTACCAATTAAATGCCATGTTCTGGAACTTTCATCAGCTTGTAGTTGTGGCTGAGCTGAAAGAGAAACAAGGCTTGTGATTGAACCAAATGTAGAACATGTGTGACTTTCATATCCTCAACACTACGCACACTTGTACgattgaaacacaattttaggATTCATCTTATATTTTtgtatcttaaaaaaaaaaaattaatctgaatgattaagaatttaattaagaGATGACTGACGATTGATGTTGTCTTGCTCGTTTTGTGTATCTTTCTTTATTGTTGAATCATGACAAATAAATCCCGAAATCACATGACCAAAAGCCAAGCAATCATTTACAAAAATTATGCCAAACTCTTGTTAATCTtgcataaattaattaatacaattgTGTATGTgggtctttttattttttataataattgtgtTTATGGGTCTTAAACTAAttattcaacaatttttttcatttatgtgAGACACAATAATTTAACACACATCCTTCTTtcatttcaatttataaatagaaGTGAATCAATaaagattaatatatttaatcagttaaaattttaaaatactaaataaaCACCTCTATTGTAAAAATTGTGGTATTTAGTAGAATATTTTTTCTCTCCTTTCTTTTtgcatttaataatttttttaaattaaattaattttattgaaatgcAATAATATAGAGTTACAAGAAAATGAATTGCAGAAATATTgtgctttttaattatattaaaaaattatatgagaTGTACATGGGAGATCCACTTAAACACCAAAATAAAAAGTCATTGATCTCACTCTTTAAATCTTAATTCAACTGTcaaaattcaatattattaaattcaattattattaatatttatgattttaaaaaaaaatgggaaaACATTAGCATGACCCGCAAATCAGAAACCCAACCACTTGTGCCGCCTCCCGTGTTTGTGGTCATTTACTGCTTGCGTGGCAAATATCCTTTTATGTCACCATCTTAAATATACTTATAACAAAGTTTACTTAAATATACTTATTATAACAAAGTTTAAATATACTTATGACAAATTCTAAGATGGTGACATTAGATTGTGTGGCATACATATCTTTAAAATAAGatctcaaaattgaaatttgtcAAAGATTAGCTGaagttttgtttcttaatcagtCTTTCTCACCTTAATCAAAATAAGTTGGTGATCCATGTAACTTTTTAATGCTGAAAGATTTAGATAAAAAGGAAAAGTAAAACACAGCAACTTTTTAATGCTAAAAGACAAATTAGGgttcatttttacttttttaagttttttgtttttattttcaatttaatagttcaattaataaaaataagaggaCTTAGAATATTTTGAAAACACATTCTTTCAAGtttgtctttcattttttttttctgtgatAATTATGCATTATATAAGTTTTTCATCTCTTTATTACCTAtgtaaaaaaatctatttgttagtaatttaaaataaattcaaattttaattaataaaaattaaaagaaaataaatagacttCTAGATTTCTCGAAACttaatcttttttaattaaatatttttctaaaaaatatatcatattaaatataGTTCGGTGAATCAAGTCAAAATTAATGAGTTGCCCCTACTAGCTCCTAATGAGCTACTAATACATTCTTGTCCCAATTTTGAAAATGTTTGATAGGCTTTATTTTAGTGGTCCTTAATTTGATTGAATGATGAACTTTGTCATATTGTTagtactaaatataatttattataattattacgACAATGTTAGGAATAACAAGAATTGGAAAAAGGGTTGTCAATTTGCAATTGGTTAGTGATATCTTTGTTGCGTGATCAAATCACCTAAAGATTATGCATGCATTATAAAACCTTGTTTAACAAGACTTCATAGTTACAAGAGGAACACACCAAGgacatcaaaaaaaaaaatgggagTTTCGTTGTTTCATCACTTTCATTGATGCTTACTACTCATGGAAACATGGATGCATGATTTTGGGTTTGCGTCTAAATTAACATGAATTTATTATGTTCTAAGTACATTAG
Protein-coding sequences here:
- the LOC101511365 gene encoding uncharacterized protein; translation: MAKPPYLEEDCMKKNKIKNHSTNNKAKINLSFFASIFSLFIYMCIFYIFNLSPYTLLNNNIFWFFMSNTLILIIAADYEAFSSSKQKQDLHQEYANHSQTITNHASISSTYDEQVDKQCITPKRDEKDTISYQIVKHSNAHNFLYTRSFSTPFVAIPERVLEIEVENQPKKSTIDCANEKKPKTLDLQVGDDDKEKATLFPTRSMYRRSKSYRHNRDKHVVIDETKKSVRRLESMKIEPKVLEEENEFSKMTNEDLNKRVEEFIQKFNKQIRLQASTINQY